The Plasmodium vivax chromosome 12, whole genome shotgun sequence genomic interval TATCCGTAAGTAATAATATCATCCCAAAATATGTGCGAGATTATTTTTCACTCGACTTGAATAAAAGCCTCTCCTTCGATGTGAGCCATTTAAAACTGATTGAAGATATGGCATTGAGTTTGTTCCACTTGGAGCCAAAATATTGGGGATGTACCTTCGGCGTAAACAGCACTGGTGATTACCCCCCCGGAGAAGAGGACATCCccttccttttcactttatTTCGGAGTCTTATAAATTGCAAAGGCAGAATAATGAACATAAGTTTTGCCTTagcagaggagggggaagcaaataaCCCCCTCATAGAAAACCATTACGACTGCGTTAATGTAAAGCTGAAGGACAAAGTGGACTATGACgaaatacacaaaatatatgacGCGTTTAACCCTCATTTGGTACACGTAGACGAAACGAACAACCctcacaattttaattacgaCTTTTTTAGCAGCTTGAAAGATATAAACAAATGTGTAGTTGTTGCAAATATAAGCAATAAGGGCAGTTTAATTTCGCAGGATTTTATTCCCTCTCCTTTTAACCATTCCGATGTTGTGTATACCTATTTTAACGAAAATATGAGGGCACATAACTGCcatgttattttttacaaaagggggTATAAGCAGGTGGACAAGGAGGGGAAATTAATCCATTAtgagtatgaaaaaaaactgaaaaatcAGTTCCTCCCCATTAGGGTTAATAacaccattttttcctttctgaCGTCgttcaaaatgatgaaaaatgcCGAATTTAAGGAGTACGTAATTCAGTCCAAAGAAAACACCCGTGCGCTTTTGTCCcacttaaataaaaatttttttaacatacaATATGCGCAAAATGGTAACTTCCTAAATTTAAATTGCACagttcccccttttaacgTGTATGAATTTCACGAATTTTGCAAACaattgaacattttttttgacatcCTTAATCCATTTAAGTATACCCAGAAATCTTTTAATGTTGGAGCGAATTATTTGACGAGCATGGGTCTCCTGGAGGGTGACATGAAGACCGTAGCGGAGTTCTTAAACCGCGCCCTTTCTCTCTACCTTTCTGCAAAGCGGCAGACCAATTGCGCCGGCAACGaatttgtgcaatttttaaaacgcacTTGTGTGACGTCTCCCAGTATGTTGTCCCTTTCGAACgacattttttgtttcatttcgTCCTTCCCGGATGTGCACAGTTAGACGAGTTTGCTCAcccgctttttttatttttttgtgtaacttACTTTTGCAAATGTGACATGCGGTATGGATTATTTGGACCATTCGCGGGGTGCCCCTTCTTCTGAGTAGtaagaaggggaaagagCCGCACATGAATGTACATGCAGCCACGTGAGTCCTACCTGCGAGGGTGTACCCCAGGGCATTCCCACACTTATTCGTCGTTTCCCCCATTTCGCCGCttccaataaaaaaaaaaaattaaagtcaAAATAGACgtcgaaatggaaaagaaatcCCCAGCGTGGGCATGGAACTTACCGAGTGGGCAAAAATGAACTACCCAAACGGGTGCCCATTTGACGGGActcgcaaaaataaaatgacagCAGAGTTGGTCAGAAAAAATACCCCCCGTTCATCATCGCGCATGCACTCTTAAAAGCACTTcaatcattttaaaaacctTTTCATATGACAAAATGGGGTGGTGCAACGTTCGTTCCACCGTATGTCTTCCTCCTTAAAAGGGTGTACACACGAGCGAAAGCGAGCTTGCACGTACGGGTGCGCACAGAAATACACACAAATATGTGAAATCATGCACAGGTGAACACACGCCTGGGCTCTTCTCCATGCATACTGAACGGTATCGAGGGGAAGGCCCAACTTTTGGGCGTCCATCCATTTGGTAAAGCTGGCCAAGGGGCAAAAACGCCCACTGGGGCTGCTTCattaaagaggaaaaaagcaaCGGTCGCGTGCGCCAAGAGGTACCCACACAAATAGCACCTACGCAAGCAGCCGTGAAGAAACACTCCTCGCTTAAAAGAATTCGAAGGAGACAAAACTAAAAGGGTAACTCTTTTgtcacttaaaaaaaaaataaaaaaaaaaaaataacattttcgTTGACATGCGAATGGTCCTCACtgcaaatttaaaagaaaacgcTTTGGTGTCCCCTTTCGAGTAGAATCATCCTTCagccctcccccccaaaaaaaaagggaaaaagatgCAAAGCTAGAGAAGCTGGTAAATGCGTGCcaaatgaattattaaaaatgaagggaaTGTTTGCGTAACGCGTCAGAGCAGAAGttctgcctcctttttttctctccactcGATTGCCTTTTGTCTAGCTAGTTGAACCGACTTATACTCTGAAGGGGGTGGGGAAAGGCGCGCACGTGTGCGTACAGACATGTGTGAAGAGGCGGTGAAGCAGCGAAGTAGCAGCGAAGCAGCAGCGAAGCAGCGTTAAACGGGAGACATTcatacagacacacacatataaatagatacacatataaatacacacacatataagCGCACACATATGTGCCCAGTTCGCCACTCTGTTCAGCTGACCGCGCTGCCGCCCCTCCCTCTTTACCGTTGACTGAAAATCCCTTCGTCTGAATCTTCCCGTTTTCCTTCCAGTTCGCCCTCCAGAGCTTCCTCGACTTGTCATAGTAAACCCCCTTCCGGGCCTCAAAGGATGCAACGACCCCGTCTATCTCGAGGTCGTAGTACCCTGTTCTCTTCTTCGGCTTGGGGTTTACGGCagtgtttacatttttcaccttgtgattttctttcttcttcgcgcacatttttttgaccTTCTTGGAGGCATCGTTCGGTGAAGAGGGGGGCCCATTGGGGGAggctcccccgtttggcgtGGCCATCACGCTTGGTGAAGGCACTCCATTTGGTGAAGGCACTCCATTTGGTGAAGGCACTCCGTTTGGTGAAGGcaccccatttggtgaaggCACTCCATTTGGTGAAAGCGCTCCATTTGGTGAAGGCACTCCATTTGGCGAAAGCACTCCTTTTGGCGAAAGCACTCCTTTTGGTGGTTccaccccatttgggggcCCCTCCCCGTTTGGCGTGGtgatcccattttttgcttcctccaaGTCGCACAAGTCAAAGATGTAGGTGGGGATCTCCATCGCCTGAATGACATACGACTTATGTTTCtggttttccaaaatgtccaaggaatttaaaaacttcTTAATGTCCATGGACTTGTTAAAATTCTTCCTATACCAGGGCTGTATAAATTCATTCATATTGACGTAAATATCTGGGCTCTTTTCAAATGGACAGGAGTATTCGTAACGATTTAGACACTCCTGTGTAAATATGAAAGGCTTGTAATTAGGCTCATGCACCTTCCTCAGTTCGTCTAGCTCATCtacaataatttttagcataaaaaaatccaaatgcTTAACCGTTTCTATGTTTAAAGATCTAAATATGAggatgtatatttttaactctTCTATACATatggtcataatttttttccaatgaaaaaaaaagttcgcTTCGTATTCTCCCCAGatgggtatttttttccttatttctAGTAACAAATCGTAGCAATTAATTTGGTGATGTAAAAACAGTTCCATGTGTACCTTTTTCCTCGTCAGGCTGTTCAATTCTAGATATTTTCttaactcctttttgtaattttttgtaaaatttctGGTGGAatgtttatcttttttttcttcccctacTAGGGGATATCCATTTTGGTAATCATCTTCCTCCTTGAtgtttttctctcttcctttttcttgttcATCTTCTTTTATGCTTTCCCAGGGGACAGGATCGCACCTTCTGATTTCCTCACTTCTGCTTCGGCATGCATTCCTCTGTCtatctcttcctcctttgggCAGCTCCCCACAGTAAGCGTCTTCCTCCCTTCCAGTTTGCAACTGGCCATTATAGAGAAAGGCGTTCTTTTCTTCCACCTCGTTTTCTTCATCCGTGTCGGGGGGTCTCGATTTATCCTTAGCATAATCGTTCAGCGTGGGTTCATTGCAAAATGGGTAGCTAAAATTGGTGGCGCCATTTGTGATGGCATTTATGGCAG includes:
- a CDS encoding serine hydroxymethyltransferase, putative (encoded by transcript PVX_117660A), producing MIMASFHPRGALGFIAPYLRAFSPVEGRRCITYQSLRNQGSLKSVDDEAFNLLSSHYKNGNCLNLSVSNNIIPKYVRDYFSLDLNKSLSFDVSHLKLIEDMALSLFHLEPKYWGCTFGVNSTGDYPPGEEDIPFLFTLFRSLINCKGRIMNISFALAEEGEANNPLIENHYDCVNVKLKDKVDYDEIHKIYDAFNPHLVHVDETNNPHNFNYDFFSSLKDINKCVVVANISNKGSLISQDFIPSPFNHSDVVYTYFNENMRAHNCHVIFYKRGYKQVDKEGKLIHYEYEKKLKNQFLPIRVNNTIFSFLTSFKMMKNAEFKEYVIQSKENTRALLSHLNKNFFNIQYAQNGNFLNLNCTVPPFNVYEFHEFCKQLNIFFDILNPFKYTQKSFNVGANYLTSMGLLEGDMKTVAEFLNRALSLYLSAKRQTNCAGNEFVQFLKRTCVTSPSMLSLSNDIFCFISSFPDVHS
- a CDS encoding hypothetical protein, conserved (encoded by transcript PVX_117665A), whose amino-acid sequence is MSSGDSLVENSASGVCNSGGGDRQKGGHTNDTFGCRSGSQSGSSNGSPNGSQNGSSNGSPNGNPSVASNGSTPSSDSEASNYSDDGRGDTRDFPHTQEKMFRKSKPVHKYKGDKSNYDENENRYMPQCKNGVSDDINYETSIMLDEQTINTHHLGDTMTLDDGEHLKETHVNKIVNVEEVKRGKNYNLKTPMIESVHDVDGVSRLPNGHGATAINAITNGATNFSYPFCNEPTLNDYAKDKSRPPDTDEENEVEEKNAFLYNGQLQTGREEDAYCGELPKGGRDRQRNACRSRSEEIRRCDPVPWESIKEDEQEKGREKNIKEEDDYQNGYPLVGEEKKDKHSTRNFTKNYKKELRKYLELNSLTRKKVHMELFLHHQINCYDLLLEIRKKIPIWGEYEANFFFHWKKIMTICIEELKIYILIFRSLNIETVKHLDFFMLKIIVDELDELRKVHEPNYKPFIFTQECLNRYEYSCPFEKSPDIYVNMNEFIQPWYRKNFNKSMDIKKFLNSLDILENQKHKSYVIQAMEIPTYIFDLCDLEEAKNGITTPNGEGPPNGKVKKMCAKKKENHKVKNVNTAVNPKPKKRTGYYDLEIDGVVASFEARKGVYYDKSRKLWRANWKENGKIQTKGFSVNEYKSVQLARQKAIEWREKKEAELLL